A section of the Rhodospirillales bacterium genome encodes:
- the pgi gene encoding glucose-6-phosphate isomerase (functions in sugar metabolism in glycolysis and the Embden-Meyerhof pathways (EMP) and in gluconeogenesis; catalyzes reversible isomerization of glucose-6-phosphate to fructose-6-phosphate; member of PGI family), giving the protein MTIPPPDKTPDKTVEWAALAAHAREAALDIPALLKDSDRTGRMVLTGADFTVFDFTHHRASHETMRLLHDFARARDVAGACTAMMAGRVVNPTENRPAWHTALRDPAPPAPVRGMLDGMRAFVNRIRADKSVTDVIHVGIGGSILGTQLVCDALRAEADGPRIHFIAGYDATERHPLLERLDPAATLVVAASKTFTTLETRFNLDCLKNWLGPARAGRIAAATANPQAAREAGVDDANILAFPDWVGGRFSVWSSVGVTIALAHGFTVFERFLAGAHAADRHLAEAVPERNIPLTMALLQLWYRNFLGCSAYAVLPYVQRLALLPAYLQQLEMESNGKRVDCAGRETAYATAPVVFGATGTAAQHAFMQMVHQGTDVVPCDFVGMVDDGVPGTADLNRHMRAQIRALAEGGGDRPETVTPGNRPATAILLPRIDAFTLGHLMAVEEHKTAILGFLWNINPFDQFGVELGKKLLG; this is encoded by the coding sequence ATGACGATCCCGCCCCCGGACAAGACACCAGACAAGACAGTGGAATGGGCGGCGCTGGCCGCGCATGCGCGCGAGGCGGCGCTGGATATTCCCGCGCTGCTGAAAGATTCGGATCGTACCGGACGCATGGTTTTGACCGGCGCCGACTTCACGGTGTTCGACTTCACCCATCATCGCGCGTCGCATGAAACCATGCGGCTTTTGCACGATTTCGCCCGTGCCCGCGACGTGGCGGGCGCATGCACCGCGATGATGGCGGGCAGGGTGGTCAACCCGACCGAAAACCGCCCGGCATGGCATACCGCTCTGCGCGATCCAGCGCCGCCCGCGCCGGTGCGCGGGATGCTGGATGGGATGCGCGCCTTCGTAAACCGTATCCGCGCCGATAAATCCGTCACGGACGTCATTCATGTCGGCATCGGTGGCTCGATTCTGGGCACCCAGCTGGTCTGCGACGCGCTGCGCGCTGAAGCCGACGGCCCGCGCATCCACTTCATCGCGGGTTACGATGCCACCGAGCGTCACCCGCTGCTGGAAAGGCTGGACCCGGCGGCGACATTGGTCGTCGCGGCGTCCAAGACCTTCACCACGCTTGAAACGCGCTTCAACCTCGATTGCCTTAAAAACTGGCTGGGCCCGGCCCGCGCGGGGCGCATTGCGGCGGCGACCGCCAATCCACAAGCCGCGCGCGAGGCGGGGGTGGATGACGCCAATATTCTGGCCTTTCCCGATTGGGTCGGCGGCCGGTTTTCGGTCTGGTCTTCGGTGGGGGTAACGATCGCGCTGGCCCATGGATTCACGGTGTTCGAGCGTTTTCTGGCGGGCGCCCATGCTGCCGACCGCCATCTGGCCGAAGCGGTGCCCGAACGGAACATCCCGCTGACCATGGCCCTTTTGCAATTATGGTATCGCAATTTTCTGGGCTGTTCGGCGTATGCGGTTTTACCGTATGTGCAGCGTCTGGCCCTGCTGCCCGCCTATCTGCAACAATTGGAGATGGAATCAAACGGCAAGCGCGTCGATTGCGCGGGCCGGGAAACCGCCTATGCCACCGCGCCGGTGGTTTTTGGCGCGACCGGCACCGCCGCCCAGCACGCCTTTATGCAGATGGTGCATCAGGGTACAGACGTCGTACCTTGCGATTTCGTGGGCATGGTTGATGACGGCGTGCCGGGTACGGCGGACCTCAACCGGCATATGCGCGCCCAGATTCGTGCGCTGGCCGAAGGCGGGGGCGACCGGCCCGAAACCGTTACGCCGGGCAACCGCCCGGCCACGGCGATTTTGCTGCCCCGTATCGATGCCTTTACCCTTGGGCATTTAATGGCGGTGGAGGAACACAAAACCGCGATTCTTGGGTTTCTATGGAATATCAATCCGTTCGATCAATTCGGCGTCGAACTGGGCAAGAAACTGCTTGGATAA
- a CDS encoding pentapeptide repeat-containing protein: MAHLSQDELDHIMKLHSMYMKGQHGGSRAVIKFKNLSGLSMRGHDMSHADFTGSCLIGTDLSSGKFASATFFACDLRRANLEGASFVRADFRGAFVAGANLTGADLKSADLREGKIMEKGQEGYLADRVRRDGQNAPVARTVFTGARMMETNLSGVRASSADFSDADLSNVRIQGADFRNANLEGANLSHSDLSGTDLRGSSLKNAILEKTSMAMVETAGADFSNSITEKPTGDEVSNLERPLADLLKEHVSWVKTRGAQGTQLDLSGFDLRELEDLNKYSLTAMKAIGANFVNQDFSGTEMQSSIFDESDFRDCSFVNADVRGSSFKDARLSRCDFTGANLSPLLFHGPGGEIKRIQPVSMMGATLRYSIMRNAKMAGVRLTNADLCYADFSGADLRKADLTGAKLEGAIFAGAVLEGAMLDQGTEFL, from the coding sequence ATGGCCCACTTGTCGCAAGACGAGCTGGACCACATCATGAAACTGCACTCCATGTATATGAAGGGGCAGCACGGCGGTTCGCGCGCGGTCATCAAATTCAAGAATCTTTCCGGACTTTCGATGCGCGGCCACGATATGAGCCATGCCGACTTCACCGGTTCCTGCCTGATCGGCACCGACCTTTCCAGTGGTAAATTCGCGTCCGCCACGTTCTTTGCCTGCGATCTACGCCGCGCCAACCTTGAAGGCGCGTCCTTCGTGCGCGCCGATTTTCGCGGCGCTTTCGTCGCTGGCGCGAATTTGACCGGCGCCGACCTCAAATCCGCCGATCTGCGCGAAGGCAAGATCATGGAAAAGGGGCAGGAAGGCTATCTGGCCGACCGCGTCCGCCGCGACGGCCAAAACGCCCCGGTCGCCCGCACGGTCTTTACCGGCGCGCGCATGATGGAAACCAATCTTTCGGGCGTACGCGCATCGTCGGCCGATTTTTCCGACGCCGATCTATCCAACGTCCGCATTCAGGGCGCCGATTTCCGCAACGCCAATCTGGAAGGCGCAAACCTGTCGCATTCCGACCTGTCGGGCACCGATTTGCGTGGCTCCAGTCTTAAAAACGCGATTCTTGAAAAAACCTCGATGGCGATGGTTGAAACCGCCGGGGCCGATTTCTCCAACAGCATCACCGAAAAGCCGACGGGGGACGAGGTTTCGAACCTCGAACGCCCCTTGGCCGACCTGCTCAAGGAACACGTTTCCTGGGTCAAGACACGCGGCGCGCAGGGCACCCAGCTCGACCTTTCCGGCTTCGATCTGCGCGAGTTGGAGGATCTGAACAAATATTCGCTCACCGCGATGAAGGCGATTGGGGCCAACTTCGTCAATCAGGACTTCTCGGGGACCGAGATGCAATCCTCGATCTTCGACGAATCCGACTTCCGCGACTGTTCCTTCGTCAACGCCGACGTGCGCGGCTCCTCGTTCAAGGACGCGCGCCTTTCGCGCTGCGATTTCACGGGCGCGAATCTGTCCCCGCTGCTTTTCCACGGGCCGGGCGGCGAAATCAAACGCATCCAGCCCGTGAGCATGATGGGCGCGACCCTGCGCTATTCGATCATGCGCAACGCCAAGATGGCGGGTGTGCGGCTGACCAACGCCGACCTGTGCTATGCCGATTTTTCGGGTGCCGATTTGCGCAAGGCTGACCTGACCGGCGCCAAGCTCGAAGGTGCCATCTTCGCGGGCGCGGTGCTTGAGGGCGCGATGCTCGATCAGGGTACGGAATTCCTCTGA